The bacterium genome segment CAGAACAATGGCAAGCGGAAGATAGGCGGTGAATCCTTCGGCAACGCGGCGGGTCACGATCCACCACTTCGCATTCACCGCGTGATGAATCGCCGTGAAGAACAATCCGAACAGTCCGAAACCGAGAAATAGGAAAAAACACACCAGATAGTTGTGGAACGCCCGTTCCGCGTCGGTAAGAATGCCCGCCGTGAATGCAACCGCGCCCAGCACCATCGCCGCGACGAACACAGTCCGCCAGCGCGCACCGACTGCCGCCGGTCCCGGGTTTTCTATCTGTGTGATGGCTGCGTGATGCATGCTCTATTTCTTCGTGCGCGCCGTATCCGGCAGGTCGCTCTCCAGTGTAAGCTCGCTCTGCTTCGCGGCCGCAAGGTCTTCTTCGGTCGGATGGGCGGCTCGCTGCAGTGCGCGAACGTAGTGCACGACCGCCCAGCGCTGCTCGGGCAGAAGCTGCGTTGCGTAGCTCGACATCAAACCCTGACCGAGCGAGATCGTGTGATAGATTCTCCCATCCGGCCAGCGCAGCAGTTTCTCGCTGAAGAGCGACGGCGGCTGCGTGAACTTGGGAACGATGTAGCCCAGCCCGTCCCCCCGCGCGCCGTGACAGACGATGCAGTAGGTTTCGTAGTAGTTCCGGCCGACCTCGAGAATTTCCGCCGTCGGTCGCAAGGGATTTGCCATCTGATCGGCCAGAATCGTATCGGCAAACGTGTAGGGATACGGTTCGTAGCCGCGCGGAACCGTTCCCTCCACCGGCGGCCGCATTCCCACTCCGTTCGCTGCCGTCGGATCGTACTCCTGAGCTTTGAGCGATATCTGATGGTACATGTCGGGCATGTATTCAACGACGGGATATGATTTCGTCTTGCATCCCGCGAGCATCGCCAATGCGAGAAACAAAACAACCCCCCTTAGGGACCTATCTCGAAATAATACGATTCCAGATAAGGGATGCGGCGGCGAAACACAGCAGGGCGAAGTGTGCACGTAACGTTTTCTCGAAGCGCACGAGCAGTTTGCGATAGCGATTGAACCAGCTATGGCAGGCTTCAACG includes the following:
- a CDS encoding cytochrome c, which produces MLAGCKTKSYPVVEYMPDMYHQISLKAQEYDPTAANGVGMRPPVEGTVPRGYEPYPYTFADTILADQMANPLRPTAEILEVGRNYYETYCIVCHGARGDGLGYIVPKFTQPPSLFSEKLLRWPDGRIYHTISLGQGLMSSYATQLLPEQRWAVVHYVRALQRAAHPTEEDLAAAKQSELTLESDLPDTARTKK